One segment of Caldanaerobius polysaccharolyticus DSM 13641 DNA contains the following:
- the argH gene encoding argininosuccinate lyase, with translation MKLWGGRFEKDTDKLLEEFNASIDVDGRMYEQDIKGSIAHAMTLHKAGVLSEEELKRIIEGLNGILNDIKEGKVEFTRENEDIHMNIEALLTDRIGEAGKKLHTARSRNDQVAVDLKLYMRDEIKDILRLLRSLVNTLLNIAEDNVDTLMPGYTHLQRAQPVTLAHHLVAYCCMFLRDMGRLEDCVKRMNVSPLGSGALAGTTYNLDRGYTAQLLGFDGVTLNSLDSVSDRDHAIEFLSAASIIMMHLSRFCEELILWNSKEFGFVEIDDSFATGSSMMPQKKNPDAAELIRGKTGRVYGDLITLLTLMKGLPLAYNKDMQEDKEAVFDGIDTIKACVKVFDGMMKAIKFNKENMRNSAKNGYMNATDMADYLVRKGMSFREAHEIAGKVVKKAIEQRCALEDLDIDILRSFSDKFEEDIYDALDLDKGVHSRAVIGGPAKEMVQMAIKRIKNAVLRV, from the coding sequence ATGAAACTATGGGGAGGCCGATTTGAAAAGGATACGGATAAACTTTTGGAAGAATTCAATGCCTCTATAGATGTAGATGGGAGAATGTACGAACAGGATATAAAAGGAAGCATAGCCCACGCCATGACTTTGCACAAGGCCGGTGTACTGAGCGAAGAGGAACTTAAAAGGATTATTGAGGGCCTCAACGGTATATTGAACGATATAAAAGAGGGTAAAGTGGAGTTTACGCGGGAAAATGAGGACATTCACATGAACATAGAGGCGCTACTGACCGATAGGATAGGAGAAGCTGGGAAGAAACTGCATACCGCCAGGAGCAGAAACGATCAGGTTGCGGTTGATCTCAAGCTTTATATGAGGGATGAGATAAAGGACATATTAAGGCTTTTAAGATCTCTGGTGAATACCCTTCTTAATATAGCAGAAGACAATGTGGATACCTTGATGCCGGGATATACCCATCTGCAGAGGGCACAGCCAGTTACTCTGGCCCATCATCTGGTGGCCTATTGCTGTATGTTTTTGAGGGATATGGGAAGATTAGAGGATTGTGTTAAAAGAATGAACGTGTCGCCATTGGGATCAGGAGCCCTGGCGGGTACCACGTATAACCTGGACAGGGGATATACCGCGCAGCTGTTGGGATTTGATGGAGTTACATTGAATAGCTTGGATTCCGTCAGCGACAGAGATCATGCTATAGAGTTTTTAAGTGCCGCTTCTATAATCATGATGCATTTAAGTCGCTTTTGTGAAGAACTGATACTGTGGAACTCTAAGGAATTCGGTTTTGTAGAAATAGACGATAGCTTTGCTACAGGGTCCAGCATGATGCCCCAGAAAAAAAATCCCGATGCAGCGGAACTCATAAGGGGCAAAACGGGAAGGGTTTACGGGGATTTGATAACGCTTTTGACGCTCATGAAAGGTCTACCCCTGGCTTACAATAAAGACATGCAGGAGGATAAAGAAGCTGTATTTGATGGGATAGATACCATCAAGGCCTGTGTAAAGGTATTTGATGGTATGATGAAGGCGATAAAGTTCAATAAGGAGAATATGAGAAATTCAGCTAAGAACGGGTACATGAACGCGACGGATATGGCTGATTATTTGGTCAGAAAGGGTATGTCTTTCAGGGAAGCCCACGAGATAGCAGGGAAGGTGGTAAAAAAGGCCATAGAACAGAGGTGTGCACTAGAAGATCTGGACATTGACATTTTAAGGTCTTTTTCTGACAAATTTGAAGAGGATATTTACGACGCACTGGACCTGGATAAAGGCGTGCACAGCAGGGCGGTAATAGGGGGGCCTGCTAAAGAAATGGTCCAGATGGCGATAAAGAGGATAAAAAATGCTGTGCTGCGCGTTTAG